One genomic region from Epinephelus fuscoguttatus linkage group LG6, E.fuscoguttatus.final_Chr_v1 encodes:
- the ank1a gene encoding ankyrin-1a isoform X14 — translation MWALVTELLFSFVLLAFLVISCQNVLHIASGSVRSVLIYIHAQLDRELGEVEGVADEEENVTTRVVRRRVILKGDEVEDLPGEHVSEEQFTDEHGNIVTKKIVRKVVRRGKGSGEEGVQEVSLEGSLQDANELEVDAEQFMSYAILGRDSSKPDTVDVKKGAQIVKCATLRRVKQ, via the exons ATGTGGGCCCTGGTGACAGAGCTCCTCTTCAGCTTCGTGCTGCTGGCTTTCCTGGTCATTAGCTGTCAGAATGTCCTCCACATAGCCAGCGGCTCCGTGCGGTCCGTGCTCATCTACATACACGCCCAACTGGACCGCGAGCTCGGTGAGGTCGAGGGAGTGGCCGACGAAGAGGAGAACGTCACCACCAGAGTGGTCCGCCGCAGAGTCATCCTCAAG GGCGATGAGGTTGAAGATCTTCCTGGGGAGCATGTAAGCGAGGAACAGTTCACGGATGAACATGGAAACATTGTCACAAAAAAG ATCGTGCGTAAGGTTGTGCGCAGAGGGAAGGGTTCAGGTGAGGAGGGGGTTCAGGAGGTGAGCCTGGAGGGTTCTCTGCAGGACGCCAACGAGCTGGAGGTTGATGCTGAGCAGTTCATGAGCTACGCCATCCTGGGCCGGGACAGCAGCAAG CCCGATACTGTGGATGTGAAGAAAGGTGCTCAGATAGTGAAATGTGCCACTCTGCGGAGAGTTAAGCAGTGA